Below is a window of Musa acuminata AAA Group cultivar baxijiao chromosome BXJ3-11, Cavendish_Baxijiao_AAA, whole genome shotgun sequence DNA.
TTCGATATATAAATTTATAGGATCGAGAATTCTAATCGGAATTccatttttttaatgataaaactatatatatatatatatatatatatatatatatatatatatatatatatatatatatatatatatatatatatataatttgcttTTATGTAttacttaaattattaaaatatttaagttcgATACATCATTTAGCATCTCAACTCGTATCATCTTTTTAATAATTCAAGATCAACGGAAGACTCGACCTTTTCCCAATCGCTTCAAGCCGAAGGCGAAACCAAAGCCCCGCTACCGCCGGCCAGTTCCAGAAAGCCGGTCATCGCCTGCCGCCTTTCGGGTCTCTCAAGCCAGCCTTCGACGATGAGCCACCCTCCTCCGGTTCTCAAGCCTTAGCTGTCGTTGCCATTGCGATCCTGCTGCAGCAGCACAGCCGCCTCCCTCTGGTACACTTTCCTCTCCTCTCCCTTTTCTGTGTAATAGCCACTCTCCCAGTGCCTTCCCTTTTCCCCCTCTGTGATCGTTGTACAACCAACCTCTTATTCCCAGCCACTtccttctcctctctttataatcgAAGAACAACGATCTCAGAAAGGGAAACTTCAACGTTTAGTTACTATTCTCAAGCCTTCGACATTGTTTGTTGATTCTGCTAGTTGCGTTATTGTTGGAGCAACAAAATCGAGATATACATgtgagaagaaggaaaagaaaacatattAAAATGATATAGAAAATACTGATTCATTATTGATTCTGAGATTCCTTTTGTTTATCTCTTATAGCTTCATTTAATTTGGGATAAGAATCGAGTTCAAACTTCAACTTTAGAAAACTAGGCATGGATAATTGGGTTCAAATTAAGAATTTATAGATCCATGTGCATTAACTAGCCACTTCTCCAAGCAGTTGTTGCATATGCAGCAGTAGCAAATAATCATCGACACATGGATGCTTGAATCTTGATGATATTGATATGGACCTCACTCCTTTCAAGTTGGATGCTGATGAACTTCTAGATGAGTTCACCGAGGTAATTTCTTCTTCTCAAATCTTGTCTGCTTTCTTGATCTTCTTCAAACCAAAATGCATGTTTTAGTTTATAGAGAGCTTACATCGTCGTCTCTTGAACTGGCAGGGTAATTATACCACACTGGCAGATATGAAGAGGGTGTGGATGGCCAAGAAGTTCtcttatatttatgaggctaaacCTACTTCTAATGAAGCCTTCTTTATGCAGTCACTTTACTCCTATTCTATTCGTATGTCTTATCACCATAATTCCCATTCTAGTTTTTATATGCTTGTTTTTATGAATAGAGACAATTAGTGATGAATGTCTATATGGTGTCGACAGGTGCATTGTTAAGGAGATTGGGTGGTCTCTATTGCCTTTACTGCCTCTATGAGACTCAACCATATAAACCTGCCTTCAAAATTTATTATCTCTTTGTATGCTCCAACGCTATTTGATTCTTAAGCTCATTTTTAATGTCTTAGATATCAGTTCCATGGGTCTTTGGTGATTTTGGCACTGTTTAATTGCCTTTGCTGCATCTTTCATGTTTATTAGCAACTTTCCTTACATATTTACACATTTGGTTCTCATCAGTTATTTATCGAGCAAAATAGTGCATTTGCCACAACTAGACCCTAAGCATCTTAGTCATGTCATTTAGGCTTGATGGTGAGATGTGCATTGCGTGCCTTGTATCAAATTTTCAACTTGTTGAGGAGCTTGTATTTATCACTGAAGAAAATCGATCTCTTCTATCTTTTCCTGATTGTTGTATAAGGAAAGTACTCATCATTTTTGTCTTTGGAGGCACTATATTCTAGTTAATAAACTGGATCATTAGTCTGCCAAGCTAAAATTACTCTTGAACAATAAATTTAGAGTCTATCTTATGATTGTTTCAACTATAAGCATAATAGGACATACACCTCTATTCTATGACTGTTAAAAAGGTTAAACTCAGGCCTAGGAATTGCTCAATTTTCAGTCAGATTTACTAACTAAATGTGGGAAAGCTCTGGAGTAGTATTTTAAAGTGAGGAAATTAAGGGTAAAAAAGTTCTGTTAATCGAACAATTTGCTTTTTATCTATCAAACCAATTATGAAATGGGAACTTTATGCTGGGTGCTGTCATCATAATTACCTTAATGTCTgttctttgagtgaagttaaaagggTTAACTTCATTATAATTACCTTAATTAACTTTAAGCTGGTGCTTTATAGAGTATCTGTGGTCAATTGGTTAAGAGGAATCAATATAATTTGTTTCTAGAAGGTAAATTATTGATTATGCCCAACTCAAGTGACTTTTTTTGCATAATTTAGGCAAATATCTAGACTAGAATTGATTTCCATGTCAGTTAGGCATGTTTTAGAAGCATGATTTATCTATCCTAGGATATCAGGACATTGCTTCAACATTTTGAAATTTGTCATGTTAGTATTCTTGTGTTTTCTTCAGCCTTTTGGCATATTGACTAAATATCTTTCACCTTTAAAATATAGCTCAACATCTATCTTTCAGTGTGATACCATGTTCATTCTAGAAAATTTTTAGTTTCTTATTCTTGTGTTTTCCTTCactgaaaaagttttcttctcttgtcATTCTTTTCTCCTATAAAAGAAGCTACTGATACGATGGATGTCGAGGATGCAAAACACATTATAGAAGACAATAAGTTGGTGGGAGACATGGTAGATGATATCGTGAAAGACTGGGATGCTCAAAAGGAGACATTTTATAAGCAGACTAGCATTATTATCCACAACGAATTAGGTGGCGAtcgatgattttgatgagttGGAACACCTCTTAAACGAGTGACATACATCTCAATATTGACAACCTTTGAACATGCTTTTGCTGCCCAAATATTGGAGTTTCCATTCTCCTCAGGTATCTGAACTTCTAGAGAATTTTGTTGATACTCTGCTGCTTATATGGCATTCCTTACATTCCTTGATTTTTCATCTCTTGCTTATATTCTTGAATGCAATTATAAGTTTCTCTGAAGGTATGCATATTGTTTAAGATTTGTGGCTCTTCTAAATTATATCCATTATGTCCCCTTACACCCACCCCCGCCTCAATTCCGGGGTGCACATTCTTGCTAACATAGGGTGGGTCAGAGGTCTTACTCAATTTTTTTGGAAGCTCATGGCTCCACTCCCATTGATACTTCGGCTTAATGAATAGTTTTTCCTCTtttcaaaaaaaagaagaagaaaatattaacagaaaaagaaaacgaaCCAAAATTTCCTGTACTCAAATCTTTACAATCCCTCACACAACTCAAGATAtgtaagtaaataaaaataataatatcaatgcCAAAAAGGGCCGCTTGAAAGTTTATATTATGCTGTCAGTGAGATTGCCATGGACTTTAATGCATTGAGTAGGTAACAGAAAGCACCATGACTTGAATCTAAACTGCAGGCTCCGTCTGCAATGCGCATCATAGACATTCCTTAGAGCTTAACAGGGCAGGAATGTTCATAGAGCATTCAACCTTTACTCTCAGAAGATTATGCCAAAATTACTTGAATCTTGTCCTAATCATTTAtcttacaagaaaaaaaatcatagagcGAGACAACAAGCAAAGATAATTGAAATTGATGATTCCGACTGACAGTAATTTTATTGAGACTTACCGTTTTATTGTTATTGTATGACTGACAGTTACTTCATTTCTCAAGCTGTTCTGAGGATCTGCAGCAAATGACTGCTATAAATCGAAAGCATATGATCCGTAATGGAAACTTGAAAACAAATTCTCagtaattgaaactataatgtgcTACAGAGATGTCTGAGCAAAATGTTCATCCTCAGAGAAGGCATTTCGAAGAGGAAGGAACTCCCTGAGACACTTTCAGTCCACAAAAATCAATTGTCTCAAacttaaaattccaagaaatttcTAATATAAGAATTCCATAACATTCTCTTGCTCAAAAATATCCTCAAAAAAATCAGTTTTTTCTCTGTTGCCATAACTGAGAATCTCAGCGTGACTCTGTTTTCTGATCTGTATACTTCAGTTGACTTCTGACCTCCAGTAGATCAATGCTTCACGAAGAGAGACTACATACAGTGCAGGATTCGTCCTCATCGACAAACAATTGGTTCTGTCCACAAGCTGATGCTCATGAACTCGGTTTAAGTGATGAGCCAACATGACATTCCAAGTCTCACAAACATCAGCTATTCCGCTGTATGATTCAACTTGTTTGGTGGGCTTCATGTCATCATCTTGTTCATATCTCTACGAGCAATCCTCCACCTCATAACTCATCCTCAGAGCAGGGGCGCATATGATCTGCCAACACCTCCAACATCAGGCATATCTCCAGCCGCTGAGGGTGCACTTGATCCCCTGCCACAAATGAGCTCACATTCCCATCCACCTCAATCGCGCTGCATGCAGGCGTCTTCTTGATCCCTCTGCTACCGATCAGCTTGCGAATCCTGCGTGCGTCCTCCTTCCTGTCAGCATTGAGATAGATGTTCGACAACTGGACATAAACACCTTCATCATCTCCGTCGCCAGCCGCAAAGCTCTGCAGCTCTGCAACAGCAACCTCGGCGAGTTCCGTGTTCCCATGTATCCTGCATCCTGTGAGCAACGAGCCCCACACTGATGCCAGAGGCCTCATCGGCATTTCACGTACGAGATGTAGTGCCTCGTCCAGCCGACCCGCTCTGCACAGCATATCGACAGCGCAGCTGTAGTGCTCGTGCTCGGGGATCACCGAGTGTCGAGCCTCCATTTCGGCCAGAAGCTGTAGGCCGTCCTCCACCAGGCCAGCATGAACGCAGGCAGCGAGCGCCCCAAGCAGTACAATCCCATCCGGGCGCAGGCCATCCTCCTCCTGCATCCGCCGCAAGCAAGCCATTGCCTCCTTGGAGAATCCATGCATGGCGTACGCGCCGATCATGGTGGCCCACATGTGGGTATTCCTCTCAGGCATCGCGTTGAACACGTCGACGGCATCCTTTATGCACCCACACTTCGCGTACATGCTCACGAGAGCCGACCCCAGGAAGGTGTCCCATAGGAATGAGGGTCCCTTCCCCTCGACGAGCTTGTGAATTCGAACGCCCTGCTTGAGAGCACCGGCGTGTGCACAAGCCGTGAGAGCGGTGGTGGCGGCGAACTCGTCCGGCTCGATGCGGGAGATCAGCAAATGGTCGAACAGTCGCAGCGCCTCGGAGGGTAGACCGGCGCGGATGAACGCGTTCATGAGGACGTCGTAGTGGACGGCGTCTCGCACGGAAATTTCGTCGAATACTTTGGCGGCCTCGTCAGTGGCGTTGCAGTAGAGCCGCAATACGGCGGTCTGGACGTAGTGGTCGGCGGAAAAGAGGCCGTTCTTGACGACGAGGGCGTGGATCTGGGCGCCGGTGGCGAGGGAGCCAGAGGCACCGCAGGCGGCGAGGGCGAAGGGGAAGGAGTGGTGGtcagcggcggcggaggcgggcggggcgcggaggaggaggcggaagaAGGAGAGGGCCGCGGCGGGGTCGGGGCCGCGGGCATGGGCGCGGATGAGGGCGTTGTGCATGAAGGAGTTGGGAGGGGAGGGGGAGCGGTGGAAGAGGAGGGAGGCGTAGGCGAGGGCAGGGGGGCGGAGGGAGCAGGCGGCGAGAATGAGGCGGCTGAGGGCGAAGGGGTGGCGGTGGAGGCCGCCGGAGACGAAAAGGGCGTGGGCGGCGCGGAGGTGGCGCTCGGTGGAGCAGCGCCGGAGGAGGGCCATGCAGCGGTTCCATGCGCGCGGCGGGACGGGGACGGGGACGGGGCCGTGCGCCGGGGCCTCCGCCACCATGTGGGTTCGACTTGGGTCCGTTCCATCGAAATCGACGGGATCGGCCGGCTCATGTAGAAAGACATGAGAAGGGTGGAAATTAATGCAAATTGAATTAGTAGATTTGAGGATGCAAATAGTAGTATATTTACTTATGggaaattctaaaaaaaatattagtcttgCCAAATTCTCATATAGCTCTCATTGGTTGTCATCCAACGTCACCTCTTCCCTTGCCCACCTCTGCAATGGGGCACCTCCCTCCTATCCTTCGCTCGTTGCTCTTGCCTCTATCCTGTCATCGTCACTTTCGCCCCATTTCTCCCACCCACCTTACTTGTCATCTTTGTCTCATCATTCTCGTCATTCCTATCATCACATTTGCAGGGGGCTATAGGCAAGGGGGCACAAGCACCCCCCTTGGTGTCTCCATCGTTTCTATCGTCGATCTCAGTGGAGGAGGTTACGAGTGAGGACAATAAGTGTGAGGTGTGCAAGCGATGATGGTAGAGGAAGAGGGGAGGGAAGGTGAGGGCGATTGTACGAGGCGTAGTGTTATaaatgaaactataaataaaatattcgaTGTAATATTTGTGTATATCcatgtctttcgattttgttcatgcttttcaCAGTATGTAGGGGGCTTGTAGTAGACTTGACAGTcctattttggttggcttttgtgaTCGTTTCAAGCTTGTAAATGTATGTTGTATATAATTATtgtatagagataaaattgctcATAAATAAGCCATCCAAGTAGTCATTTTAAGAGTATTTTAGCTCCACAACGTAGTGCAGAGTGTCAACTAGCATATCACCTAGGAGCAACATGGGTGCCACATGGTTGAATGGGCCTTTAGGGTAGTGTCTAAGGATGGTTCGCTATCATGTGAGCACTCGTGGAGACTTTTGATCATGACGAATCATCTTGGACCTTTTATCGCATAACCGTTCAGAGTTTGcaaagtttatatttataatttacatcaaTTATCAAGTATTTTTGAAATGGCTGCTTGTGAGATCTTAAGTTAAATGCTTCatttaacccattttctcttttactAGAATTTaaaggaccataagaggttttaaGGAGGCTGACTTTTTACAAACAAACATGGAAAGGTGCTGCACAATTGAgataaaactagctaagtccataatAAATGGTATCAAAGCGAGAAATGCATATTTAGAAACACATGATATACAAATGCGGGGAACCTAATACGGCTGTATTAAGACTAGTCAGCACACATGATCGTTTGAGGGAAATAGGTGTTGAGATATAGGGAAAGTACTTCCTCATAGGAGTAGGCATTCGAGATTGGTATTCAGAGTAATAGTCAACCCTTTGTGCGAgatgcaccacgaggacaagcaagttaGGAAGAATACATAGCGCAtaaaggttaggatggctgagttcgagttaTAACTTGATGTAAAGAACCAAACTTGATTATACTCAAGGCAAGTGGGTTGCTTAGcaaaggataagaccatgcaaAGAGGGATGGGCTGCTTGATGACTAAAAAAGTTATGCAAAGCTTATAGAAGTGAGAAGAactactaactcgaagaatttggtacttatgcaagggcttgtatgcggacgatgaccTATCCATGgctatcccaaggcgaccaaaactcaaCACCATAGAGcattaaaattttctctttagcatgGGAAGGATATCTCTTAAGAGAATAAAGTTTATAATAAGTTTAGTATATTGCTAAGCCTTGAGGGGTACAATAAAGGATATATTAACGAAAAGTCACAATCTAACGAGTTATAGGGGTAGAATAGTACATAGTTTATTCAGTAAGGTGGAGTAATCTAAGAGGATAGTGGTCTTCGAAACTTCCAAATGGAAGGATGCAAAGAGAAAAGTttctccaatgggatagatatccaagaAAATAAATCCCGCTTCtcaagagggagaatcatgtgcaacagactaaATGCTAGTTAtagatgccctacaagccaatcacgtgagggggggggggtgtgaattagtgcttaaagAAAATTTTCGTCGATTcaacaaaatctcattcgatgaaaaccaaTCTCGAGTGTGCTTGGCTTAAAGTTGGTGCAAGGTAGAGTGAGCAACAAAATAAGTAAGCAATAAAGATAAACAGCAAAGATGAGagcacactggatttatagtggttcggttgtcatgacctacgtccactcctgatttctcctccgtcgaggccatcgacgttcactaacgatcttccttcgatgggcgaagaccaattaccctcttacaactctttctcattttcacaagtttaggatacaacctttacaagcctcacacctctcttagaatgatcataaatcttaagaaggaggaggacacttagtactttttcaagacttttataactcaaaatctcaagatttGTATTCAGTTTTTGTGATTAGGCAAGCAagaaagattggggtatttataggccccaatggcttcaaaaatgaagccaaaaagtgccTCATCCCTGGTTTccggggtattggtggtaccacagcttgattgtcacgaacggtcatcgcgcacccgcaacaactttgttCAGCGAATcgctcgtcgcttttgcatgcttgtactgaGATATGGCAACATGTTTTGTCttagttttatgtgtttttgcttataaaaatacatgttcgaataggttgcagCGCTGTAGTGCGACCGCTCGCCGCGTCGGGCTGAACTGCCCAAAACAGCCCCGTTTTCGCTTGCCACGGCTTGTTTTCTGCAAGCCGCAgttgcacgcgaaacgtcagccatctca
It encodes the following:
- the LOC135586843 gene encoding uncharacterized protein LOC135586843; protein product: MDLTPFKLDADELLDEFTEGNYTTLADMKRVWMAKKFSYIYEAKPTSNEAFFMQSLYSYSIRALLRRLGGLYCLYCLYETQPYKPAFKIYYLFISVPWVFEATDTMDVEDAKHIIEDNKLVGDMVDDIVKDWDAQKETFYKQTSIIIHNELGGDR
- the LOC135652750 gene encoding putative pentatricopeptide repeat-containing protein At3g28640; the encoded protein is MVAEAPAHGPVPVPVPPRAWNRCMALLRRCSTERHLRAAHALFVSGGLHRHPFALSRLILAACSLRPPALAYASLLFHRSPSPPNSFMHNALIRAHARGPDPAAALSFFRLLLRAPPASAAADHHSFPFALAACGASGSLATGAQIHALVVKNGLFSADHYVQTAVLRLYCNATDEAAKVFDEISVRDAVHYDVLMNAFIRAGLPSEALRLFDHLLISRIEPDEFAATTALTACAHAGALKQGVRIHKLVEGKGPSFLWDTFLGSALVSMYAKCGCIKDAVDVFNAMPERNTHMWATMIGAYAMHGFSKEAMACLRRMQEEDGLRPDGIVLLGALAACVHAGLVEDGLQLLAEMEARHSVIPEHEHYSCAVDMLCRAGRLDEALHLVREMPMRPLASVWGSLLTGCRIHGNTELAEVAVAELQSFAAGDGDDEGVYVQLSNIYLNADRKEDARRIRKLIGSRGIKKTPACSAIEVDGNVSSFVAGDQVHPQRLEICLMLEVLADHMRPCSEDEL